GGCGGCGAGGTCGGCGACGGTCATCGGCCGTCCGAGGTGGAAGCCCTGCACGAGGTCGCACTGCATCGCCCGCAGCGCCTCGAGCTGGTCCGCGGTCTCCACGCCCTCCGCGATCACGAACAGGTCGTGCGCGTGGGCGAGCTCGATGACGGCGCGCACCACGGCGGCGGAGCGCCGGTCCCGGCACACGTCGGCCACGAACGACCGGTCGATCTTCATGAAGTCGAGGTCGAACCGGCGCAGGTAGCTGAGCGCCGAGTAGCCGGTCCCGAAGTCGTCGAGCCCGATCCGGCCGCCGAGCTCGCGCAGCCCGCGCAGGTTCTCGACCAGGGTGGGCGTCGGCTCGGCGAGCGACCCCTCGGTGATCTCGAACCGCAGCTGGCTCGCGCCGTTGCGGCCGAGCACGGCGGAGATCCGGTCGGCCAGGCCGGCGACCTGCAGCGACAGCGGAGAGAGGTTGACCGCGATGTTGATGTCCGGCACCAGCGGCTGCCGCAGCACCTGCTCGACGGCGTGCGTGAACACCGCGACGTCGAGGTCGACGATCAACCCGGTGGCCTCCGCGACCGGCACGAACTCCAACGGCGGGATGGTCATGCCGTCGACCGTCATCCGGGCCAGCGCCTCGCAGCCCCGCACCCGGTCGTCGCCGACGGTGGCGCCGAGCTTGATGATCGGCTGGTAGACGGGCAGCACGGTGTTGTCGGCCAGGGCGGTGCGCAGCCGGCTCTCCATGTCCTGCCGGGTCACCGTGCGCGAACGCAGCTCGGCGTCGAACACCACGACCCGGTCGCCACCGGCCCCCTTCGCGGCGGCGGCGGACAGCTCAGCCTGGCGGTACAGCTCGGACGAGCTCACGGGTGAGGTCTCATCGACGACCGTGACCCCGATGCTGATGCTGGCGACCACCGGCTGGTCTGCCCCGGACAACCGGTACGGCTCGGTCAGCTCGCGGTGCAGCCGGTACGCGAGCCGCTCGGCCTCGCCGGCCGTCGTCCGCTCCAGGACGAGGCCGAACTCGTTGCCGCCCAGCCGGGCGGCCGTGCAGCCGGGCAGGTCGACGGCGGCGAGCCGCCGTCCGAGCTCGACCAGCAGCGCGTCCCCGACGGGGTGGCCGTAGCGGTCGTTGACCGCGTGGAACCGGTCGACGTCCACCAGCAGCAGGCCGCCCCCCTCGTGCCCTGCCCGGCGCGACAGCGCCTCGTGCAGCAGCTCCTCGGCCTGGGCCCGGTTGGCCAGCTCGGTGAGGGAGTCGGTCATCGTCAGGCGGCGGACGGCGGCCTCGGCCTCGCGCCGGTCGGTGACCTCCTGGGTGGTCCCCCACAGGCCGGTCACGGTGCCGTCGGCGTCGACGACGGACTCGGCCCACATGTGCCAGTGCCGCCAGCCGTCCTCCCACCGGTACCGGATGTCGACCTCGGCGGTCTCCTGCCCGGCGAACAGCGCGCCGAGCATCTGGTCGTGGGCCGGGCGGTCCTCGGGGTGGATGCCGTCGAGGTAGTCCTGCATGGTCTTCTGCTCGCCGGCGATGCCCATGCCGCGGCCGTCACCGTCGAGCCACTGAACCCCGGTGTCGCCGAGCTGGTAGCGCCACACGGACAGCCGGGCCATCCGCTGGGCGACGCTGAGCAGGTGGTCGCGGTCCCGGCGGGCGGCGACGTCGGCGTCCGCGTCGGGTCTGCTGATCGTCACGGCGATGGCGTCGGGCGCCCGGACGTCGTCCGCGGCGGAGTCTTCGCCGTCCGCCGACATGGGCGTGGCCCGGACGGTCAGCCAGCTGACGGTGCCGCCCGAACCGGGCACCCCGACGATGCGCTCGGAGACGAGCCCGGTGACCAGCGCGACGCGCAGCGGGTTCTCGGCGTCGGTGACGGGTCGGCCCTGCGGCCCGAGGGTGGCGCCCCACACCTGCAGGCCGTCCAGCCCGACCAGGTCGGTGCGTCCGAGGAGCTCGGCGGCGGCGTGGTTGGCGCGCTCGATGCGGCCGTCGGCGCCGTGCAGGACGAGTCCCTCACGCAGCAGGTCGGTGACTCCGGCGTCCCAGGCGGACGGCGCGAGGTCGTGGTCTCGGGTGTCGCGGCGCCGGTCTGCCGTCCGCGGGCGTGGCAGATCGCCACGGCGCGCGGGGGCAGGGGGCAGAGCGGTCACGCCCTTCTGATCGGCATCCGCGGCGGCCATCTGAACCGAAACGCGAGGAGCCGGAAGCAACCCTCGCGTTCGACGGGACGACATGGCAGAGTCCCCCCATGAAGAGCACGATGCAGGCCGTCCCCCTGCTCATCTCGCAGATCCTGAACTACGGCACGACCGTGCACGCGACGTCCGAGGTCGTGACCTGGACGGGCGGCGAGCCGCGGCGCTCGAGCTACGCGGACGTGGGGCGCGACTGCGCACGACTCGCCAACGCCCTGCGCTCGCTCGGGGTGGACGCCGACCAGCGCGTCGCGACCTTCATGTGGAACAACGAGGAGCACCTCGAGCTCTACCTGACCGCGCCGAGCATCGGGGCGGTGCTGCACGCGCTGAACATCCGGCTCTTCCCCGAGCAGCTCGTGTACGTCGCGAACCACGCCGAGGACTTCGTGGTCGTCGTCGACAACTCGCTCGCGGCGCCGTTCAGCAAGCTGCTGCCGCACCTGAAGACCATCCAGCACGTGGTCGTGAACGGTCCGGTGCCCGACGAGGTCCGCGAGGCGCTCGGCGCCGACGGCAAGGCCGTCCACGACTACCGCGAGCTGCTCGACGCCCAGCCGGACACCTTCGAGTGGCCCGAGCTGGACGAGGACCTCGGCGCGGCCATGTGCTACACCTCCGGCACCACCGGCAACCCCAAGGGCGTCGTCTACAGCCACCGCTCCAACTACCTGCACGCGATGCAGGTCTGCATGGGCAGCGCGATGGCGATGGCCCAGGGCCAGCGGCTGCTGTCGATCGTGCCCCTGTTCCACGCGAACGCCTGGGGCATCCCGTACGGCGCGATGATGTCCGGCGCCAACCTGGTGATGCCGGACCGCTTCCTGCAGGCCGAGCCGCTCGCCACCATGATCCAGTCGCTCGGCGTGACGCACAGCGCCGCTGTCCCCACGATCTGGAGCGACCTGCTGGTCTACCTGGACGCCCACCCGGACGTCGACGTCTCGTCCCTGAAGTCCTGCATCGTCGGCGGGTCCGCGTGCCCGCCGGCGCTGATGAAGGCCTTCGAGGAGCGGTACGGCGTGGACGTCGTGCACGCCTGGGGGATGACCGAGATGTCGCCGCTCGGGTCGGTGGCCGTGCCGCCGGTCGAGGCCGAGGGCGAGGCGCGCTGGGCGTACCGGCAGTCCCAGGGCCGGCTGTCGCCGCTGGTGCAGGGCCGCCTCGTCGGGCCCGACGGATCGAGCATGGGCTGGGACGGCGAGCAGGTCGGTGAGCTGGAGGTCCGCGGGCCGTGGATCACCGGCTCCTACTACCTGGACGACGACCCGGAGAAGTTCGACGGCGGCTGGCTGCGCACCGGGGACGTCGGCTCGCTGACCCACGACGGGTTCCTCCGGCTGACCGACCGCGCCAAGGACGTCATCAAGTCCGGCGGCGAGTGGATCTCGTCGGTCGACCTGGAGAACGCGCTGATGGCGCACCCGAAGGTCCGCGAGGCCAGCGTGGTCGGCGTCCCGGACGAGCGGTGGGGTGAGCGGCCGCTGGCCACCATCGTCGTCGCCGAGGGCGAGGAGGTCTCCGCCGAGGAGCTGCGCGACCACCTGTCCCAGCACGTCGCCAA
The window above is part of the Angustibacter luteus genome. Proteins encoded here:
- a CDS encoding long-chain fatty acid--CoA ligase; the protein is MKSTMQAVPLLISQILNYGTTVHATSEVVTWTGGEPRRSSYADVGRDCARLANALRSLGVDADQRVATFMWNNEEHLELYLTAPSIGAVLHALNIRLFPEQLVYVANHAEDFVVVVDNSLAAPFSKLLPHLKTIQHVVVNGPVPDEVREALGADGKAVHDYRELLDAQPDTFEWPELDEDLGAAMCYTSGTTGNPKGVVYSHRSNYLHAMQVCMGSAMAMAQGQRLLSIVPLFHANAWGIPYGAMMSGANLVMPDRFLQAEPLATMIQSLGVTHSAAVPTIWSDLLVYLDAHPDVDVSSLKSCIVGGSACPPALMKAFEERYGVDVVHAWGMTEMSPLGSVAVPPVEAEGEARWAYRQSQGRLSPLVQGRLVGPDGSSMGWDGEQVGELEVRGPWITGSYYLDDDPEKFDGGWLRTGDVGSLTHDGFLRLTDRAKDVIKSGGEWISSVDLENALMAHPKVREASVVGVPDERWGERPLATIVVAEGEEVSAEELRDHLSQHVAKWQLPERWAFIAEVPKTSVGKFDKKVLRKSYAEGELEVRTL
- a CDS encoding putative bifunctional diguanylate cyclase/phosphodiesterase, which encodes MTALPPAPARRGDLPRPRTADRRRDTRDHDLAPSAWDAGVTDLLREGLVLHGADGRIERANHAAAELLGRTDLVGLDGLQVWGATLGPQGRPVTDAENPLRVALVTGLVSERIVGVPGSGGTVSWLTVRATPMSADGEDSAADDVRAPDAIAVTISRPDADADVAARRDRDHLLSVAQRMARLSVWRYQLGDTGVQWLDGDGRGMGIAGEQKTMQDYLDGIHPEDRPAHDQMLGALFAGQETAEVDIRYRWEDGWRHWHMWAESVVDADGTVTGLWGTTQEVTDRREAEAAVRRLTMTDSLTELANRAQAEELLHEALSRRAGHEGGGLLLVDVDRFHAVNDRYGHPVGDALLVELGRRLAAVDLPGCTAARLGGNEFGLVLERTTAGEAERLAYRLHRELTEPYRLSGADQPVVASISIGVTVVDETSPVSSSELYRQAELSAAAAKGAGGDRVVVFDAELRSRTVTRQDMESRLRTALADNTVLPVYQPIIKLGATVGDDRVRGCEALARMTVDGMTIPPLEFVPVAEATGLIVDLDVAVFTHAVEQVLRQPLVPDINIAVNLSPLSLQVAGLADRISAVLGRNGASQLRFEITEGSLAEPTPTLVENLRGLRELGGRIGLDDFGTGYSALSYLRRFDLDFMKIDRSFVADVCRDRRSAAVVRAVIELAHAHDLFVIAEGVETADQLEALRAMQCDLVQGFHLGRPMTVADLAARITP